From the Oxalobacter vibrioformis genome, the window TATACCGGTGTGGGGAAAGCCCCGAAATCAGCCGGTGGCTGATAGTCACTGTGAAGGAGCTTCGTCTGACGTTCTTTTGACTTACTCATGTTCACTCTCCTGTATGGTTGATGGTTCCCATCTTACCGTATCCTTCTGATACGTGCAGACGGTGAGGACAAAGCCTAATCAGGGCACCATCTCCCCCCACATGTCATGCGCATCCGCATCAGTAATTCTGACAGAGACAAATTCTCCCGCCTTGAGTTTTCTCCGCATTCCTTTCGGCTTTTTGACATAAACCACACCGTCAATCTCGGGGGCATCAGCAAACGAACGGCCAATGGCGCCACCTCGTACCGGCTCGTCGGTCAGGATACGCAGGGTTTTCCCGATTTTCTCCTGAAGTTTTTCGCGAGAAATTTCCTCCTGCATGATCATCAACTGCGCGCGGCGTTCTTCACGAATGGCTTCCGGCACGGGATCAGCAAGATAATTTGCGGCAGCACCCTCCACAGGTGAATAGGGGAAACACCCGAGCCGGTCGATTCTGGCCACTTTAAGAAAATCCATCAGATAATCAAATTCGGCATCGGTCTCACCGGGAAAGCCGGTAATGAAGGTAGAGCGAATCGTAATATCCGGACACATGTCACGCCAGGCCATCATTCGCTCAAGATGTTTTTCTCCACTGGCCGGGCGCTTCATTCTCCTTAACACATCGGGATGCGCATGCTGCAGCGGCACATCCAGGTAAGGCAGAATCAATCCATCCTGCATCAGGGAAACCAGATGATCGACATGGGGATAGGGGTAAACATAATGCAGGCGAATCCAGGCATCATATCGCCGGGCGAGCTTCCCCAGGGATTCTGCCAGTTGGGTAACATGCGTTTTTACCGGCCGCCCCTCCCAGAACCCGGTCCGATATTTCATATCCACACCATAAGCGCCGGTATCTTGTGAAACCAGCAGCAAC encodes:
- the rimO gene encoding 30S ribosomal protein S12 methylthiotransferase RimO, with translation MNTLKRIGFVSLGCPKALVDSEHILTRLRAEGYQTAATYDDADLVIINTCGFIDAAVEESLETISEALAENGKVIVTGCLGAKRDDAGQGFIRQVMPDVLEITGPDALEEVMQAVHKHLPRPHEPFIDLVPPQGIKLTPRHYAYLKISEGCNHSCTFCIIPSLRGRLVTRSVGDVLSEAERLFNAGVKELLLVSQDTGAYGVDMKYRTGFWEGRPVKTHVTQLAESLGKLARRYDAWIRLHYVYPYPHVDHLVSLMQDGLILPYLDVPLQHAHPDVLRRMKRPASGEKHLERMMAWRDMCPDITIRSTFITGFPGETDAEFDYLMDFLKVARIDRLGCFPYSPVEGAAANYLADPVPEAIREERRAQLMIMQEEISREKLQEKIGKTLRILTDEPVRGGAIGRSFADAPEIDGVVYVKKPKGMRRKLKAGEFVSVRITDADAHDMWGEMVP